One genomic region from Euzebya tangerina encodes:
- a CDS encoding serine hydrolase → MTSGGPPPRPSLPLLLTMLVAALLAACSGGDTEPTEEEATPTVAEATTTEADVATSSPDADPTASDDDAATDTPTDTAVDEAGENTTDLLDERFEFALGLLNGAPIDAATYEEVFAEQFRTQVPFDQFLPVLDQLAAIAPYALGEELERTSTDLVQEIIGTDGMSLILSLSLDQDGQIVGLLASPGEPPELDPPVESLTDAVSRLEALGAVNLAAATVTDGACAVDLGVDADTPAPIGSAFKLYVLGAVVDAIEAGDLAWSDQLTVTDEIRSLPSGQLQDAPAGEQVSVAEAATLMISISDNTATDLLMDTVGREAVEAAQSGWGHSSPELNLPFPTTRELFQLKAADPAVLDAWEAGDEAARRAILDDLAGTALPGLDLFADGPIRPDTVEWFASPADLCRVLAALHQRIGQEGMEPLAEALTTNPGVPDSEGRWSQILFKGGSEPGLVTTAFLVEDADGGVYVFAGSVVDPDTEIDTAQAVLLMAAARDLLPAS, encoded by the coding sequence ATGACTTCGGGAGGACCGCCGCCTCGACCGTCCCTACCTCTGCTGCTGACGATGCTGGTCGCAGCGCTGCTCGCCGCCTGCTCCGGTGGCGATACCGAGCCGACGGAGGAGGAGGCGACCCCCACGGTCGCGGAGGCCACGACGACCGAGGCAGACGTCGCGACCTCATCGCCCGACGCCGACCCGACGGCGTCCGACGATGACGCGGCAACTGACACTCCGACCGACACCGCCGTCGACGAGGCGGGCGAAAACACGACAGACCTGCTCGACGAGCGGTTCGAATTCGCACTCGGGCTGCTCAACGGTGCGCCGATCGACGCCGCTACCTATGAGGAGGTGTTCGCCGAGCAATTCCGCACGCAGGTGCCGTTCGACCAGTTCCTGCCCGTCCTGGACCAGTTGGCCGCGATCGCCCCCTATGCGCTGGGCGAGGAGTTGGAGCGGACCAGCACCGACCTGGTCCAGGAGATCATCGGGACCGACGGGATGTCGTTGATCCTCTCCCTCAGCCTGGATCAGGACGGCCAGATCGTCGGTCTCCTGGCCTCCCCCGGCGAGCCGCCCGAGCTCGACCCACCCGTTGAGTCCCTGACCGACGCAGTCAGCCGACTGGAAGCGCTCGGAGCGGTGAACCTTGCCGCGGCGACCGTGACCGACGGCGCGTGCGCGGTCGACCTGGGCGTGGACGCAGACACCCCAGCGCCGATCGGATCAGCCTTCAAGCTCTACGTGCTCGGCGCGGTGGTGGATGCCATCGAAGCCGGCGACCTGGCCTGGTCCGACCAGCTCACGGTCACCGACGAGATCCGGAGCCTGCCGAGCGGTCAGCTGCAGGACGCGCCGGCTGGCGAGCAGGTCAGCGTCGCGGAGGCGGCCACCCTGATGATCTCGATCAGCGACAACACCGCCACGGATCTCCTCATGGACACCGTGGGGAGGGAGGCCGTCGAGGCAGCCCAGTCGGGCTGGGGCCATTCTTCGCCGGAGCTGAACCTGCCGTTCCCGACCACCAGGGAGCTGTTCCAGCTGAAGGCCGCCGACCCAGCGGTCCTTGACGCCTGGGAGGCAGGCGACGAGGCGGCCCGCCGGGCCATCCTGGATGACCTGGCAGGCACGGCGTTGCCGGGCCTTGACCTGTTCGCCGATGGGCCGATCCGCCCGGACACCGTGGAGTGGTTCGCGTCACCAGCCGATCTGTGCCGGGTGCTCGCCGCGCTGCACCAGCGGATCGGCCAGGAGGGCATGGAGCCGCTGGCCGAGGCACTCACGACCAACCCGGGTGTTCCGGACAGCGAAGGACGGTGGTCCCAGATCCTGTTCAAGGGCGGCTCCGAGCCGGGTCTGGTGACCACCGCCTTCCTCGTCGAGGACG
- the obgE gene encoding GTPase ObgE, translating into MFTDLVKINARGGNGGDGVTSFRRQPYEPKGPPEGGGGGDGGDVIVRADAQLATLIDLHYRPHRTAESGTNGSGDLRHGAKGEDEIVLVPVGTVVTEADTEEVLADLVRDGQEVIVAAGGRGGRGNAAFRTRERRAPAFHEYGAKGEEVWITLELKLMADVALVGFPNGGKSSLIARLSAARPKIADYPFTTLTPNLGVVTAGDTDFVVADVPGLIEGAADGKGLGHEFLRHVERAGALVHVLDCASGYAAEAGSHRRYEQRNPAEDLQVTLAELRTYMPELIDRPALVWLNKADADPDMAELIRPELEADGWEVLAGSAVTGAGVDTLKWRLADLVKQARSERADPGHPEPTARPVLRPRQQSDQRDFHVEKVGLGGGEYGWRVHGDRLERWIHQLDLSNDDAVSYLQGRLSRAGVEAALAEAGAQPGDDVEIGGSVFVFKPEEWDDPDSGFYDDELDLPVEAAGPHEWTEEVE; encoded by the coding sequence ATGTTCACCGACCTCGTCAAGATCAACGCGCGCGGCGGCAACGGCGGCGATGGGGTCACGTCGTTCCGCCGGCAGCCGTATGAGCCCAAGGGGCCACCGGAGGGCGGTGGTGGCGGAGACGGAGGCGACGTCATCGTCCGGGCCGATGCCCAGCTCGCGACCCTCATCGACCTGCACTACCGGCCGCACCGAACGGCCGAGAGTGGCACCAACGGCTCCGGGGACCTGCGGCATGGCGCGAAGGGCGAAGACGAGATCGTGCTCGTGCCGGTCGGCACCGTCGTCACGGAGGCCGACACCGAGGAGGTCCTGGCCGACCTCGTCCGTGACGGACAGGAGGTGATCGTCGCCGCCGGCGGGCGTGGGGGTCGGGGCAACGCCGCCTTCCGCACGCGGGAACGCCGCGCGCCGGCCTTCCACGAGTACGGCGCGAAGGGTGAGGAGGTCTGGATCACCCTCGAACTCAAGCTGATGGCCGACGTGGCCCTGGTCGGCTTCCCGAACGGAGGCAAGTCTTCGCTGATCGCCCGGCTGTCCGCGGCCCGTCCCAAGATCGCGGACTACCCGTTCACCACGCTCACGCCGAACCTCGGCGTGGTCACGGCCGGGGACACCGACTTCGTCGTCGCAGACGTGCCCGGTCTGATCGAGGGAGCCGCGGATGGCAAGGGTCTGGGCCACGAGTTCCTGCGCCACGTTGAGCGGGCCGGCGCGCTGGTGCACGTCCTCGACTGCGCCTCCGGCTACGCCGCCGAGGCCGGTAGCCACCGCCGCTACGAGCAGCGGAACCCGGCAGAGGACCTGCAGGTGACGCTGGCCGAGCTGCGGACCTACATGCCCGAGCTCATCGACCGGCCTGCCCTGGTCTGGCTGAACAAGGCCGATGCCGATCCCGACATGGCCGAGCTCATCCGACCCGAGCTGGAGGCTGACGGGTGGGAGGTCCTCGCCGGCTCGGCCGTGACGGGTGCGGGAGTCGACACGCTCAAGTGGCGGCTGGCCGACCTGGTCAAGCAGGCGCGGAGTGAACGAGCAGACCCCGGCCACCCGGAGCCGACGGCGCGTCCGGTGCTCCGGCCACGCCAACAGAGCGACCAGCGCGACTTCCACGTCGAGAAGGTCGGCCTCGGGGGCGGCGAGTACGGCTGGCGAGTGCACGGCGACCGCCTCGAACGGTGGATCCACCAGCTCGACCTCAGCAACGATGATGCCGTCAGCTATCTCCAAGGACGGCTGTCACGTGCCGGTGTCGAGGCGGCGCTGGCCGAGGCCGGCGCCCAACCAGGTGACGATGTCGAGATCGGCGGCAGCGTCTTCGTGTTCAAGCCGGAGGAGTGGGACGACCCCGACTCGGGCTTCTACGACGACGAGCTCGACCTGCCCGTCGAAGCCGCGGGGCCACACGAGTGGACCGAGGAGGTGGAGTGA
- the proB gene encoding glutamate 5-kinase, translated as MTSPAQEPVAATRFPRPDRVVIKVGSSSLTAADGGLDGGLISTLCDQIADIIEAGVQVVLVSSGAVAAGLRPLGLAARPTDLGRQQAAASVGQGALIQAYTAAFDTRSLACGQVLLTPDDVIDRQRYLNARTTFTELLAYGAVPVVNENDTVVTDELRFGDNDRLAALVASMLGAGLLLLLSDVDGLHDGSPSSGAPVLDRVDALHDLDERHYGASTSGVGTGGMASKLEAARIATFSAANCVIARAHRPDVVTQVLSGEQVGTWFPPADKRPESRRLWEVFAHRPTGRLHLDAGAVTAIRRGGASLLAIGVTGCDGAFARGDAVDLVGPDGVAVARGVTAFDADDVAAVVGRSSGAVREALGAASAKPLVHRDHLVVTV; from the coding sequence GTGACCTCGCCCGCTCAGGAGCCGGTGGCCGCCACGCGCTTCCCCCGACCCGACCGGGTGGTCATCAAGGTCGGGTCCTCCTCGTTGACGGCTGCCGACGGGGGGCTGGACGGTGGGCTGATCAGCACTCTCTGCGATCAGATCGCCGACATCATCGAGGCGGGTGTGCAGGTCGTCCTGGTCTCCTCCGGCGCTGTTGCTGCGGGGCTCCGTCCGCTGGGTCTGGCGGCACGGCCGACGGATCTCGGTCGCCAGCAGGCGGCAGCGAGTGTCGGGCAGGGGGCGTTGATCCAGGCCTACACGGCAGCCTTCGACACCAGGTCTCTCGCGTGCGGCCAGGTGCTGCTGACGCCTGACGATGTCATCGACCGGCAGCGCTACCTCAATGCTCGTACGACCTTCACCGAGTTGCTGGCCTACGGGGCCGTGCCCGTCGTGAACGAGAACGACACCGTCGTCACGGATGAGTTGCGCTTCGGGGACAACGATCGCTTGGCGGCGCTGGTCGCGTCCATGCTGGGGGCCGGCTTGCTCCTGCTGCTCAGCGACGTGGACGGACTCCATGACGGGTCACCGTCGTCGGGAGCGCCCGTTCTGGACCGGGTCGATGCGCTGCACGACCTGGACGAGCGGCACTACGGGGCCTCGACCAGTGGCGTCGGGACCGGTGGGATGGCCAGCAAGCTGGAGGCGGCCCGGATCGCCACGTTCTCAGCTGCGAACTGCGTGATCGCCCGGGCCCACCGGCCCGACGTGGTCACCCAGGTGCTCTCCGGTGAGCAGGTCGGTACCTGGTTCCCTCCGGCGGACAAGCGGCCGGAGTCGCGTCGGCTCTGGGAGGTGTTCGCCCACCGGCCGACCGGTCGCCTCCACCTCGATGCCGGCGCTGTGACCGCAATTCGCCGGGGCGGGGCGTCGCTGCTCGCCATCGGGGTGACCGGCTGCGATGGTGCGTTCGCCCGGGGAGACGCGGTCGATCTCGTCGGCCCCGACGGCGTGGCGGTCGCCAGGGGTGTCACGGCCTTCGACGCCGACGATGTCGCCGCGGTCGTGGGACGCTCCAGCGGTGCGGTGCGCGAGGCGCTGGGAGCGGCCTCGGCGAAGCCTCTCGTGCACCGCGACCACCTCGTCGTCACGGTCTGA
- a CDS encoding S8 family serine peptidase, with protein MRSARQPRRRGSVPRRGFAAAFAGLLLIAAVPNDPLVEQQAHLEVIRAFDAWNNQQGAGAVVAVLDTGVDLEHPDLDGRLVPGVDLVDPGTEPDDPQGHGTIVAGIVAANADNGQGTAGVAPEASIMPIRVLDAEGRGDSQIVADGIRYAITQEVEIINLSLAEVQQEGLIGLSLVQNAEVRQAISEADAAGILVVAAAGNAGRSSTPYASDSPVLVVGATTGADDRVWIDSNVDDRTIFAPGVDIYSTWEDGRYARGDGTSFATPIVAGGAAVLMGAGADSVTTRQLLVDNAVDIGIGLGRIDLAAAVQAFEVAAPVAPAPASTGVATPDVAVAASPRPEPTGSSTAPDVGLEVVQEVPAVPQATPVPEPTSVVTEAPPDIATVTTPTASPATTAETEPTSGPTPADAAEPLAGNADLRIGEGSGGMSVRTAATVAGIVLGADVILLGVLLGRRRRDTPTA; from the coding sequence GTGCGTTCCGCCAGGCAGCCGAGACGGCGGGGGAGTGTCCCCCGACGGGGTTTCGCCGCCGCGTTCGCTGGCCTGTTGCTCATCGCGGCCGTACCCAACGACCCCCTCGTCGAGCAGCAGGCCCACCTGGAGGTCATCCGTGCCTTCGACGCGTGGAACAACCAGCAGGGCGCTGGCGCCGTGGTCGCTGTGCTCGACACCGGCGTCGACCTGGAGCATCCCGACTTGGACGGCCGCCTGGTGCCGGGTGTCGACCTGGTCGATCCCGGAACCGAACCGGATGACCCACAGGGCCATGGGACCATCGTGGCGGGCATCGTCGCCGCCAACGCCGACAACGGTCAGGGGACGGCGGGTGTTGCGCCGGAGGCCAGCATCATGCCGATCCGGGTCCTCGACGCCGAGGGTCGCGGTGACAGCCAGATCGTGGCCGACGGCATCCGCTACGCCATAACCCAGGAGGTCGAGATCATCAACCTCTCGCTGGCAGAGGTCCAGCAGGAGGGGCTGATCGGCCTCAGCCTGGTCCAGAACGCCGAGGTGCGCCAGGCCATCTCCGAGGCCGACGCCGCCGGCATCCTGGTCGTGGCAGCTGCCGGGAACGCCGGGCGGTCGTCAACGCCCTACGCCTCGGACTCGCCCGTGCTCGTGGTCGGTGCGACGACCGGAGCCGACGATCGTGTCTGGATCGACTCCAACGTCGACGACCGAACGATCTTCGCACCGGGCGTCGACATCTACTCCACCTGGGAGGACGGCCGCTACGCCCGCGGTGACGGCACCTCGTTCGCCACCCCCATCGTGGCGGGCGGTGCCGCGGTGTTGATGGGTGCGGGTGCCGACTCGGTGACCACCCGCCAGCTGTTGGTGGACAACGCCGTCGACATCGGGATCGGCTTGGGTCGGATCGATCTGGCCGCCGCCGTCCAGGCGTTCGAGGTCGCTGCGCCGGTGGCGCCTGCGCCAGCCTCAACCGGAGTGGCCACGCCAGACGTCGCCGTGGCTGCCTCCCCGCGGCCCGAGCCGACCGGATCCTCCACCGCACCTGACGTGGGCCTGGAGGTCGTCCAAGAGGTACCCGCCGTGCCACAGGCCACGCCGGTGCCCGAGCCGACGTCGGTCGTGACGGAGGCGCCCCCCGATATCGCGACGGTCACGACACCGACGGCCAGCCCAGCCACGACAGCCGAGACCGAGCCGACCTCCGGCCCAACACCAGCCGATGCGGCTGAGCCTCTCGCGGGCAACGCCGATCTCCGGATTGGCGAGGGCAGTGGCGGCATGAGCGTCCGGACCGCGGCAACGGTCGCCGGGATCGTGCTGGGTGCCGATGTCATCCTGCTCGGCGTCCTGCTCGGCCGCCGCCGGAGGGACACGCCGACGGCCTAG
- a CDS encoding AAA family ATPase yields MFVPADPAPSQRPPVSSDNHSGEFTGLPDTEARLEAVGYLPSTSIATTTYLADRLAKPVLVEGPAGVGKTELAKAVAAAKNARLVRLQCYEGLDEAKALYEWNYSKQLLRIQAAQGSDRVWEQTHEDIFSREFLLTRPLLEAISVDTPTVLLIDEIDKVDFEFEALLLEILSDFQVTIPELGTVAAVHQPYVVLTSNSTRELSEALKRRCLFLHIDYPEVEREKAIVMAKVPEVPEALADQLVRVVRSLRNLELKKSPSISESLDWARTLMALGYDSLNSEVAISTLNVVLKYQADLDKAIKHLDVPPDPSLN; encoded by the coding sequence ATGTTCGTGCCGGCCGATCCGGCCCCCAGTCAAAGGCCTCCTGTGTCATCCGACAACCACTCCGGGGAGTTCACGGGCCTGCCTGACACCGAGGCCCGCCTCGAAGCCGTCGGCTACCTCCCGTCGACCTCGATCGCGACCACCACCTATCTCGCGGACCGGCTGGCCAAGCCGGTGCTGGTCGAGGGGCCCGCCGGAGTTGGCAAGACCGAGTTGGCCAAGGCCGTCGCCGCAGCCAAGAACGCCCGGCTGGTTCGACTGCAGTGCTACGAAGGTCTGGACGAGGCGAAGGCGCTGTATGAGTGGAACTACTCCAAGCAGCTGCTCCGCATCCAGGCAGCGCAGGGCAGCGATCGGGTCTGGGAGCAGACCCACGAGGACATCTTCAGCCGCGAGTTCCTGCTGACCCGCCCGCTGCTGGAGGCCATCAGCGTGGACACGCCAACCGTCCTGCTGATCGACGAGATCGACAAGGTCGACTTCGAGTTCGAGGCCCTGCTGCTCGAGATCCTCTCCGACTTCCAGGTCACCATCCCCGAGTTGGGCACCGTGGCGGCGGTCCACCAGCCCTATGTGGTCCTGACGTCGAACTCGACCCGGGAGCTGTCCGAGGCCCTCAAGCGCCGCTGCCTCTTCCTCCACATCGACTACCCGGAGGTCGAGCGCGAGAAGGCCATCGTCATGGCCAAGGTCCCGGAGGTGCCGGAGGCACTGGCCGACCAGCTCGTCCGCGTGGTCCGCAGCCTGCGGAACCTCGAGCTGAAGAAGAGCCCGTCCATCTCAGAGAGCCTGGACTGGGCCCGCACGCTCATGGCCCTGGGCTATGACTCCCTGAACAGCGAGGTGGCCATATCGACGCTGAACGTCGTGCTGAAGTACCAGGCCGACCTGGACAAGGCGATCAAGCACCTCGACGTCCCGCCGGACCCCTCACTGAACTAG
- a CDS encoding vWA domain-containing protein, translated as MPQITPPDPTLQGLQARLLDFHHALRDAGVGVAISDGMDAMRATTHIDLLDREVFREALAATLTSAPSHRVAFDTLFDIYFPRTHALPGEEEAPAGTPGAPDGPPLEPMAFLSDLIAQLMEGDDAALRRMAQEAVGQFGRVENADGSNSYFAYRVYRHFNLRGLLRRLLQEAGIEDQDDLVSRLAADEFEARLRRFREEIDAEIRRRQVESRGAEAIARRAVRPLPEDVDFFSITADEQAHMRRAVRPLARKLATRLAVKRKRARDGTFDIRRTLRRSLGTGGVPIDPAFKSRKIHRPELILICDVSGSVAAFAKFTLMFTHALQGQFSKVRSFAFIDTVDEVTHLFEDGDFGRGMARMTDEADLVWLDGHSDYGHAFEVFAQRYATAVTARSTVLVLGDARNNYRAANVWALKEIATKAKRTFWLNPEPALQWDSGDSIARDYAAVCDQMVECRNLGQLAEFVEQIA; from the coding sequence ATGCCGCAGATCACACCGCCCGATCCGACTCTCCAGGGGTTGCAGGCGCGGCTGCTCGACTTCCACCACGCGCTGCGCGATGCCGGTGTCGGGGTTGCGATCAGCGACGGCATGGACGCCATGCGAGCGACCACGCACATCGACCTGCTGGACCGCGAGGTCTTCCGTGAGGCGCTGGCTGCAACGCTCACCTCGGCACCCAGCCACCGGGTGGCCTTCGACACGCTCTTCGACATCTACTTCCCGCGGACGCACGCGTTGCCGGGGGAGGAGGAGGCCCCCGCCGGCACCCCCGGGGCCCCGGACGGGCCGCCGCTGGAGCCGATGGCGTTCCTCTCTGATCTGATCGCCCAGCTCATGGAGGGTGATGACGCCGCTCTTCGCCGCATGGCCCAGGAGGCCGTTGGCCAGTTCGGGCGGGTGGAGAACGCCGACGGGTCCAACTCCTACTTCGCCTACCGGGTCTATCGGCACTTCAACCTGCGCGGGTTGCTCCGTCGGCTCCTGCAGGAAGCGGGGATCGAGGATCAGGACGACCTGGTTTCGCGGCTGGCGGCGGACGAGTTCGAAGCCCGCCTGCGCCGCTTCCGGGAAGAGATCGATGCAGAGATCCGCCGTCGCCAGGTCGAGTCCCGCGGCGCCGAGGCCATCGCCAGACGCGCGGTTCGCCCCCTGCCCGAGGACGTCGACTTCTTCTCCATCACCGCCGACGAGCAGGCCCACATGCGCCGTGCCGTACGGCCCCTGGCCCGGAAGCTCGCGACGCGGCTGGCCGTCAAGCGCAAGCGGGCGAGGGACGGGACGTTCGACATCCGCCGGACGTTGCGGAGGTCGCTGGGCACCGGCGGCGTGCCCATCGACCCGGCGTTCAAGTCCAGGAAGATCCACCGTCCCGAGCTGATCCTGATCTGTGACGTGTCGGGGTCGGTGGCGGCGTTCGCCAAGTTCACCCTCATGTTCACCCACGCCCTGCAGGGCCAGTTCAGCAAGGTGCGGTCGTTCGCCTTCATCGACACCGTCGACGAGGTCACACATCTGTTCGAGGACGGCGACTTCGGTCGGGGGATGGCTCGGATGACCGATGAGGCGGACCTCGTCTGGCTGGACGGCCACTCGGACTACGGTCACGCCTTCGAGGTCTTCGCCCAGCGGTACGCGACCGCGGTGACGGCCCGCTCGACCGTGCTCGTCCTGGGCGACGCGCGGAACAACTATCGGGCCGCGAACGTCTGGGCGCTGAAGGAGATCGCGACCAAGGCCAAGCGCACGTTCTGGCTGAATCCCGAGCCCGCGCTGCAGTGGGACTCGGGCGACTCGATCGCCCGCGACTACGCAGCTGTCTGCGACCAGATGGTGGAGTGCCGCAACTTGGGGCAGTTGGCCGAGTTCGTCGAGCAGATCGCGTGA
- the nadD gene encoding nicotinate-nucleotide adenylyltransferase — protein sequence MARRLGIMGGTFDPIHMGHLVAAETARVDVGLDEVVFVPAGDPWQKTDRDVSPAEQRYLMTVLATAANPAFSVSRLEVDRDGPTYTVDTLRAVRDERPGTTLFFITGADAILNILTWKDAEEALQLATFVAATRPGHDLSSLERQGLREHVTVLDIPALAISSSDIRARFAADAAVRYLIPDSVEQFARKHALYAAAAARPGEHLQEVAVGG from the coding sequence ATGGCCCGCCGGCTCGGCATCATGGGCGGCACCTTCGACCCGATCCATATGGGGCATCTGGTGGCCGCCGAGACGGCGCGCGTGGATGTCGGCCTGGACGAGGTCGTCTTCGTGCCCGCAGGTGATCCGTGGCAGAAGACGGACCGGGATGTCTCCCCAGCCGAGCAGCGCTATCTGATGACCGTGCTGGCAACGGCGGCCAACCCGGCCTTCAGCGTCAGCCGGCTCGAGGTCGACCGGGACGGCCCGACCTACACCGTCGACACGCTTCGAGCAGTCCGGGACGAGCGCCCCGGTACCACGCTGTTCTTCATCACCGGGGCCGATGCGATACTGAACATCCTGACCTGGAAGGACGCGGAGGAGGCCCTCCAGTTGGCGACGTTCGTCGCCGCCACCCGTCCTGGCCATGACCTGTCCTCTTTGGAGCGGCAGGGGCTCCGGGAGCACGTCACGGTGCTCGACATCCCGGCCCTCGCCATCTCCTCGAGCGACATCAGGGCGCGCTTCGCTGCGGATGCTGCCGTGCGCTACCTGATCCCGGACTCCGTCGAGCAGTTCGCCAGGAAGCACGCCCTGTACGCAGCGGCGGCGGCGCGACCCGGCGAGCACCTGCAGGAGGTGGCCGTCGGTGGCTAG
- a CDS encoding LCP family protein, translating to MASDDTEELEPIQLGPQGRATVQQRVAEREASTVDTGPLPTRTARRTAATAAGKPEPLPRRTPPQRPPRRPGQPAAAKRRPATGQPTAGARPAARSAPSEDIDTPPRRRHQESSTVAPQPREDEGRRQPRTRQRRSGRRTAYVAKQRRRSRFSLRSLFRRRRPPERRQRPATSPPSRTPQKQEEAAGQRQRTTSPQHGDGPTQASRRTADPTRVRPADGRRSDRGGTPRPAGGQQRRPTPTTRQSNRRGTRPAEGATPQPATRQPGRGRPAERRPERREGPRQRAAGQRRQDGPGTGRALLDDPDIRPGEVEPSEVEDSPTPRPAVREALRDVGARLAAAVRRLLRSLGYTLIAVGLASLVIVGLVALLTDVEADPEAAESEAAAAPVIEQTVIALIRTEDGTPGAAGLTLLASGADGSASATFIPTTTLAEVPGVGLDRIGLAQQYGGADLAAATIENAIGIQIDGTVTVDRNDLGSLLQRAGGAEIEIPSRLVARAADGTGTVAFESGTQFLNGLRLAEYWAFEQRGESELDTFPRQQRALEASLAALAEDDLVEELFSTTPRELSTRLDSAVLRTVIETAAVAARENRLAVQLLPVEPFGSTDETFGASYQIREDEVADLVATHFAGAVPDGAGDGPVAIQVLNGVGVPGIGQQVDGRLRGLDLRIVRTENARTFDFTETQIVVYDEDPELMATARQVRESLGVGTILISRQPQSVVDLTVVVGDDFLGSPAAPTDLQPGPQS from the coding sequence GTGGCTAGCGACGACACCGAGGAGCTCGAACCGATCCAGCTGGGCCCGCAGGGGCGAGCCACCGTGCAGCAGCGCGTCGCCGAACGCGAAGCCTCGACCGTGGACACCGGGCCGCTGCCGACTCGGACGGCCCGGCGAACCGCGGCCACGGCAGCCGGCAAGCCAGAGCCACTGCCCAGGCGAACGCCTCCCCAGCGCCCCCCGCGACGACCGGGACAGCCCGCCGCGGCGAAGCGGCGCCCGGCTACAGGTCAGCCGACGGCCGGCGCCCGACCCGCCGCCCGCTCAGCGCCGTCGGAGGACATCGACACCCCACCGCGTCGTCGCCATCAGGAGTCATCCACGGTCGCGCCGCAGCCTCGCGAGGACGAAGGCCGTCGGCAGCCCCGCACGCGACAGCGTCGCAGCGGTCGTCGCACGGCCTACGTCGCCAAGCAGCGCCGCAGGTCGCGCTTCTCGCTCCGCAGCCTCTTCCGTCGACGACGGCCGCCTGAACGACGGCAACGGCCGGCGACGTCGCCCCCGAGCCGCACGCCGCAGAAGCAGGAGGAGGCCGCCGGACAGCGTCAGCGGACGACATCGCCGCAGCACGGCGATGGACCGACGCAGGCGTCCAGACGGACGGCGGACCCCACTCGTGTCCGGCCTGCCGATGGTCGCCGCTCAGACCGTGGCGGCACGCCACGACCAGCGGGAGGGCAGCAGCGCAGACCGACGCCGACGACGCGACAATCGAATCGGCGCGGAACCCGTCCGGCCGAAGGTGCGACACCACAGCCCGCCACACGTCAGCCAGGACGTGGGCGGCCTGCTGAACGGCGGCCCGAACGGCGGGAGGGTCCCCGGCAGCGAGCGGCTGGTCAGCGGCGTCAGGACGGACCGGGGACCGGTCGCGCCCTCCTCGACGATCCAGACATCCGGCCGGGTGAGGTCGAGCCGTCCGAGGTCGAGGACAGCCCGACGCCGCGCCCGGCCGTCCGTGAGGCGTTGCGAGACGTCGGAGCCCGTCTCGCGGCCGCCGTCCGGCGCCTCCTCCGCAGCCTCGGCTACACCCTGATCGCGGTCGGGTTGGCCAGTCTGGTCATCGTCGGGCTCGTCGCCCTGTTGACCGACGTCGAAGCCGACCCCGAGGCGGCCGAGTCCGAGGCCGCTGCCGCGCCCGTCATCGAGCAGACCGTCATCGCACTCATCAGGACCGAGGACGGCACCCCAGGGGCGGCCGGCCTGACCCTGCTGGCGTCCGGAGCCGATGGCAGCGCGAGCGCCACGTTCATCCCCACGACCACCCTCGCCGAGGTGCCAGGCGTCGGCTTGGACCGCATCGGCCTGGCACAGCAGTACGGCGGGGCGGATCTCGCCGCGGCGACCATCGAGAACGCGATCGGGATCCAGATCGACGGGACGGTCACGGTCGACCGCAACGACCTCGGTTCACTGCTGCAGCGGGCCGGGGGAGCGGAGATCGAGATCCCCAGCCGGCTGGTCGCGCGAGCTGCCGACGGGACCGGAACCGTTGCGTTCGAGTCGGGCACGCAGTTCCTGAACGGTCTCCGTCTGGCCGAGTACTGGGCGTTCGAACAGCGTGGTGAGAGCGAGCTCGACACCTTCCCCCGCCAGCAGCGAGCCCTGGAGGCAAGCCTGGCAGCGCTGGCTGAGGACGACCTGGTGGAGGAGCTCTTCAGCACCACTCCGCGCGAGCTCAGCACCCGGCTGGACTCAGCCGTCCTGCGCACCGTGATCGAGACCGCGGCGGTCGCGGCTCGTGAGAACCGACTGGCCGTGCAGTTGCTGCCCGTCGAGCCCTTCGGGTCCACCGACGAGACCTTCGGGGCCAGCTATCAGATCCGGGAGGACGAGGTCGCCGACCTGGTGGCCACCCACTTCGCCGGAGCCGTCCCCGACGGTGCCGGTGACGGACCTGTCGCGATCCAGGTGCTCAACGGCGTCGGGGTTCCTGGGATCGGCCAGCAGGTCGACGGGCGCCTGCGAGGGCTTGATCTCCGGATCGTCCGGACCGAGAACGCCCGGACCTTCGACTTCACCGAGACCCAGATCGTCGTCTACGACGAGGATCCGGAGCTGATGGCGACGGCCCGCCAGGTGCGCGAGTCTCTGGGCGTCGGTACGATCTTGATCAGTCGGCAGCCCCAAAGCGTGGTCGATCTGACCGTTGTTGTCGGGGATGACTTCCTGGGAAGTCCTGCCGCCCCGACTGATCTTCAGCCGGGCCCGCAATCCTGA